AATTTCAACCAACGTAAAGCCTTTTCTTGCGATACGGTTCATTGCCAATCCTCCTTGCGCTCCGTTCTTTCTTCAGGGTTTCTTGAATTCGTTTCGTCTTCCGGCCCTTCGTGACACCGCCCACGAGCCCGTACGGGCGTGGCGACGGTCAGCCTGAACACGCACGTGCGGCGCTCGAACCGTTTCTCACCCCTTTCCAGGGCGCCGCTAACCGGGTGGCGGCACGACGGGCCGGTTGCCGTTCTTGCCGCCTGCCTGCCTCAGAAAGTCCCGTATTCATCATTATTCCCCTGTCCGTCCAAAGATTCGATGTTACGGAACCTTTATCGGCCGAACTCTCAACGACCTGCAGAAAAAATTGCCTAGTCACTCCAGACCTCCCATCTTCACCATTCTTCCCAAAAACACAGGGCCGCTCTTCCGGTCCCGCTTTCAGGCCTTTCTGACACAAAAAGTATAGCCGCCGGTCGGCTTCTGTCAAACTTCCAAGAAGCCATACCCGGCGGTTCCGTCGCCAGAACTACCATAAGCCTTTACAGAATAGGCAGTTACAGTGTCACGCCCTCGGCTGGCACCTGTTCCGAATCCGCGCGGCATGACACGGCACAGCCGCCCTTTTCGACCGATTTTTCAACCAGCCCCCGCCCGACCTCCGGAAACCACATGGCTCGTCATGGTCCCGAACCGCCGTTGGCTCCCGTCCGCCAGACGCAGAATAAGCCCATAGTCGGGATCCAGGTCCACCACCTCCCCCTCGTAGACCTCTCCTCCCTCGGCCAAGGTGATTCGTCGGCCAATGGTTCGGCAGCGCCTGGCCGCCTCGTGCCGAACATCCTCGTTTTCATCAGCCCAATCCGCACCGCCGCACACACGATCCAACCGCTCCAGGAGCGACCGGGCCAGCAACGTCCTGTCGACCTCGGCCCCAAGCATTGCGAGGCTGGCGACATACGGACGCATATCCGGCGGGAACGCCTCCGGCCCCTGCGAGCCATTCAGCCCGATACCGATCACCACGGCGGTTGTGCCTTCGGCCGCCGGTCGCGCCTCGACCAGAATGCCGCCCACTTTACGGTCCTCGACGACAACGTCGTTCGGCCACTTGATGCCGGCCGTGAGGTCCGACTGTTCTTCAATCGCCTCGGCGGCAGCGACGGCGGCGGCGCGCGTCAGGAGGGCCGGAGCGGCGCCCGCGCGCGGCATCCAGAGTACAACGGAGCAAAGAATTGCCGTGTGCGGCGGCGCGAGCCAACGGCTTCCGCGGCGTCCCCTGCCCGCGGTCTGATGTTCCGCAAAGATGGCCAGGCCGTCGGAGGCGTCCCTCCCCTGCGCGACGGTTTCCCACGCCAGGTCGTTCGTGGAAGCCGTCGCCTCGACGCACTCGATGTGCCGACCGACGCGATTCACCGCGAGTTCGCACGCCAATTCCTCCGCCAGGAGGCCGGCCGGCGCGCCGACAAGACGCAGGCCGAGCATCGGGTGCGCCTCGACGACAAAACCGACCTCCGAAAGGTCGTGGACGGCTTCGGCGAGGCGGTGCGGCGCCAGACCCAGCGCCGCCGCCAGATCCGCCGGCGGAATCGATTGGCCGTGCCCTCGCCGAAGCGATAAGGAAACTCGCGGGTCCACGATAGTCCTTTCGGAGGGCGCCGTCTTACCTCCGCTGGATTTCCAGCGAGATGTCGAGGATCGGGGCGCTGTGCGTCAGCGCGCCGACGCTGATGCGGTCGACACCCGTTTCGGCGACGGCGCGGACATTGGAGAGGTTGATGCCGCCCGAGGCTTCGAGGGCGGGTCCGGCGTCGCCGAAAAGCCGGTCGCGCTGGACCACGGCCTGGCGGAGTTGTTCGACCGGCATGTTGTCCAGCAGGACGACGTCGGGCGCCGCCCGCAAAACCTCTTCGAGGTAATCGAGGCTTTCGACCTCGACCTGAATGGGGATTTCGGGCGAGACGCGTCCCCGCGCTTCGCGGATGAGTTCCGCCACCGTCTCGCCGACGTGGTTCGGCGAACGGATGGCCAGGTGGTTGTCCTTGATGAGAACGCCGTCATAGAGGCCCGTGCGGTGGTTGATGCCGCCGCCGACGCGGACCGCGTACTTCTCGATATACCGCCAGCCGGGAGTGGTCTTGCGCGTGTCGAGAATCACGACCCCCGTGCCCTTGACGGCATCCACGTACTTGCGCGTCAGGGTGGCGATGCCCGAGAGGCTCTGGAGAAAATTGAGCATGGTGCGTTCGGCAGTGAGCATGGGTCGAACGGGGCCCGTGATGCGGCCGAGGGTCCGCCCGGCGCGGATGCGCGCCCCGTCCCGGACGGAGGGTTTGAATCGGAGCCGCGTGTCAACGCGGTGCAGAATGGGCTTGACGAAAAGGAGGCCGGCGACGACGCCGTCGGCACAGGCGACCACGCGGCCGTCGGCCTCGGCCTCGGTGTCGATGAGCACGTCGGTCGTCAGGTCGCCGGGGCCGATGTCCTCGTCGAGAGAAAGCGTGAGGAGGGGCTGGAGGCTTTCAAGGGCGCGGGCTTTGAGGCGATCCGTGGGGATCGTGCTAATGGGACGTTTGGGTTTCATGGAGGATTTCCTCGATGCGGTCGCGGAGTTGGGCGGCGCGTTCAAATTCGAGGCGTTCGGCCGCCCGGTGCATTTCTCCTTCCAGTTCGCGGACGAGTTCGGATCGCGCAAAATCCCTTTCGCTCAGGCGGACGGCCTCGCGTGCCGCCCGCCGGCCCTGGACCTCGGCTTCGATGCCGACACGGACCGCCTTTCGGATGCTTTCGGGCTTGATGCCGTGCTCCCGGTTATGGGCGGCCTGTTTTTCGCGGCGTCGGCGAGTCTCCTCGACGGCCCGCTGCATGCTCGGCGTCAGGGTGTCGGCGTAGAGGACCACCTGGGCGCTCGCGTGGCGGGCGCAGCGGCCGATCGTCTGCAACAGGCTCGTTTCCGAGCGAAGGAACCCTTCGCGATCCGCATCGAGGATAGCGACGAGGCTGACCTCCGGCAAGTCCAGACCCTCGCGCAGCAGATTGATGCCGACGATGGCGTCGAACTTGCCGAGCCTCAGGTCCCGCAGAATTTCGCTCCGGTCGAACACCTCGACCTCGCTGTGCAGGTACTCGCACTTGATGCCGGCGCGGCGAATGTATTCGGCAAGGTCCTCGGCGAGGCGTTTCGTGAGGGTCGTGATGAGGGTGCGCTGGCCGGCCTCGACGCGCTTCCGGATTTCGCCGAGAAGGTGCTCGACCTGCCCGCCTGCCGGCTCGATGCGTATCTCGGGGTCCACGAGGCCGGTGGGGCGGATGACCTGTTCGACGACCTCGCCGCCCGAACGCTCGATCTCCCAGTCGCCCGGCGTGGCCGAGACGAAGACGGTCTGGCCGACGAGCCCGAGCCACTCGTCAAACTCCAGCGGCCGGTTGTCGAGGGCCGAGGGCAGGCGGAACCCGTGCTCGACGAGGACGACTTTTCGGCTGCGGTCGCCGGCGTGCATCGCGCGGATCTGAGGGATGGTGGCGTGGCTCTCGTCGACAAAAACGAGGTAATCCTCCGGGAAGTAGTCCAGAAGGCAGTAGGGCCTCTCGCCGGCCGCCCGGCCGGAGAGGTGGCGGCTGTAGTTCTCGATGCCGGCGCAGTAGCCGACCTCGCGGAGCATTTCGAGGTCGTACTTGGTGCGGGCTTCGAGGCGCTGGGCCTCCAGTAGTTTGCCGCCGCGGCGGAGTTCCTGGAGCCGCTGGGTCAATTCCTCCTCAATCCGCACGCACGCCGTCTCAACGCGGTCCTCGGGCAGAAGAAAGTGTTTGGCGGGGTACAGGAAGACCTGCTTCTCGGAGCCGACGATCTCGCCGCTGGTCGGGTTGATCCTCGCGATGCGGTCGACGCGGTCGCCGAAGAATTCCACGCGATAGGCGAATTGCTCGTAGGCGGGCTGGACGTCGACGCAATCGCCGCGGACGCGGAACTTGCCGCGACCGAAACCCATGTCGTTCCGCTCGTACTGGAGGTCCACGAGACGCCGCAGAAGATCGTCGCGCTCGATCGCCAGACCGGTCTCGAGCGAAACGACCATGCCCTCGTAATCCTCGGGGCTGCCGAGGCCGTAGATGCACGAGACGCTGGCGACGATGATGACGTCGCGCCGGCTCATGAGCGCGCTGGTGGCCTGGAGGCGCAGACGGTCGATGTCGTCGTTGATCGAGGCGTCCTTCTCGATGTAGATGTCGCGGGCCGGGATGTATGCCTCGGGCTGATAGTAATCGTAGTAGGAAACGAAGTAGGCGACGGCGTTGTGAGGGAAGAACTCCTTGAACTCGCCGTAAAGTTGAGCGGCGAGGGTCTTATTGTGGCTGATGACGAGCGTCGGCCGTTGGACCCGCTGGATGACATTGGCCATGGTGAACGTCTTGCCGCTGCCCGTGACGCCGAGGAGCGTCTGGAACCGTTTGCCGGCCTCCAGGCCCGCCACGAGGGCCTCGATGGCGGCGGGCTGGTCGCCCTTCGGCACGAAATCGGACACCAGTTCGAAGCGGTCCATAAGCCGGAACCCCTATCGGCAAGAGGGCATCATAGCACAGAGGGGGCGAGGCGGCAACGGAGCGGGCCTCAGGGGGCATCCACCATCTCGACGGGCTCATCCCCCGCGTCGGGGTCGCCCAGGAAAAGGTAAGGCCGGAGTTTCTCGAGTATTTTGTCGCCGATGCCGCGAACTGTTTTGAGGTCGTCGAGCGATTCAAACTTCCCGCCGCAGGCCAGGCGGGCGTCAACGATTGCCTTCGCAAGTTTTTCGCCGACCCCGGGAATGAGCGAGAGCGTCACCCAGTCGGCCTGGTTGACGTTGACGCGAAAGGTCGGCCCTTCGGGGGGCGGGACAACCTCGATCGGCTCGGCGCCGATCCGCCAGTAATCGGCCGCCCGCCACGCGACGCCCGCCACCACCGCCAGCGCGAGGACGACCAGCACCACCTGCTCGGCGCGGGCGACGAGGGGCGACGGTTCCGGCGGCGGCGTTTCAGATGAATCGGCCATGAGCGACATTATGCCGGCCGCCGACCGCTCGGACAAGGCCGAACCCGCTGAAGACCCTTGAACTGTGCCGCGCGCGGCATAGAATCACCAGAGATACCTGCCCCTACGACCGGGGCAACCGGGAGGAGCGACATGACCGGGCTCGACAGGCGTTCATTCCTGAAGTGCAGCGCCGCCGGCACGCTGGGCTACCTGGCCGGTGCGTGGGCTCGTTCCGCCATGGCGAAGGAGGAAGAGGCGCCGCCGAAGAAACCCAACTTCGTCTTCTTCCTCGTCGACGACCTCGGCTGGCGCGACGTCGGATGCTACGGCACAAAATTTTACGAGACGCCGAACATCGACCGTCTCGCACGCGAGGGCATGCGTTTCACCGACGCTTACGCCGCCTGCCCCGTTTGCTCCCCCACGCGGGCGAGCATCATGACCGGCAAGTACCCCGCGCGGCTGCACCTGACGGACTGGATTCCGGGGCACGGGCGGCCGAACGCCAAACTGCGCATCCCCGACTGGACCAAGTACCTGCCGCTGGAAGAGGTGACGATAGCCGAGGCCCTGAAGCCCGCCGGTTACGCCACGGCCAGCATCGGCAAGTGGCACCTGGGCAGTGAGACGTACTGGCCCGACAAGCAGGGGTTCGACCTGAACTTCGCAGGCACGAACCAGGGCCAGCCACCCAGTTACTTCGCCCCATACCGGATTCCGACGATCCCGTCGGCCCCGGACGGCGAGTACCTGACGGACCGCCTGGCTCCT
The DNA window shown above is from Planctomycetota bacterium and carries:
- the uvrB gene encoding excinuclease ABC subunit UvrB; translation: MDRFELVSDFVPKGDQPAAIEALVAGLEAGKRFQTLLGVTGSGKTFTMANVIQRVQRPTLVISHNKTLAAQLYGEFKEFFPHNAVAYFVSYYDYYQPEAYIPARDIYIEKDASINDDIDRLRLQATSALMSRRDVIIVASVSCIYGLGSPEDYEGMVVSLETGLAIERDDLLRRLVDLQYERNDMGFGRGKFRVRGDCVDVQPAYEQFAYRVEFFGDRVDRIARINPTSGEIVGSEKQVFLYPAKHFLLPEDRVETACVRIEEELTQRLQELRRGGKLLEAQRLEARTKYDLEMLREVGYCAGIENYSRHLSGRAAGERPYCLLDYFPEDYLVFVDESHATIPQIRAMHAGDRSRKVVLVEHGFRLPSALDNRPLEFDEWLGLVGQTVFVSATPGDWEIERSGGEVVEQVIRPTGLVDPEIRIEPAGGQVEHLLGEIRKRVEAGQRTLITTLTKRLAEDLAEYIRRAGIKCEYLHSEVEVFDRSEILRDLRLGKFDAIVGINLLREGLDLPEVSLVAILDADREGFLRSETSLLQTIGRCARHASAQVVLYADTLTPSMQRAVEETRRRREKQAAHNREHGIKPESIRKAVRVGIEAEVQGRRAAREAVRLSERDFARSELVRELEGEMHRAAERLEFERAAQLRDRIEEILHETQTSH
- the nadC gene encoding carboxylating nicotinate-nucleotide diphosphorylase codes for the protein MKPKRPISTIPTDRLKARALESLQPLLTLSLDEDIGPGDLTTDVLIDTEAEADGRVVACADGVVAGLLFVKPILHRVDTRLRFKPSVRDGARIRAGRTLGRITGPVRPMLTAERTMLNFLQSLSGIATLTRKYVDAVKGTGVVILDTRKTTPGWRYIEKYAVRVGGGINHRTGLYDGVLIKDNHLAIRSPNHVGETVAELIREARGRVSPEIPIQVEVESLDYLEEVLRAAPDVVLLDNMPVEQLRQAVVQRDRLFGDAGPALEASGGINLSNVRAVAETGVDRISVGALTHSAPILDISLEIQRR
- a CDS encoding helix-hairpin-helix domain-containing protein, with translation MSERSAAGIMSLMADSSETPPPEPSPLVARAEQVVLVVLALAVVAGVAWRAADYWRIGAEPIEVVPPPEGPTFRVNVNQADWVTLSLIPGVGEKLAKAIVDARLACGGKFESLDDLKTVRGIGDKILEKLRPYLFLGDPDAGDEPVEMVDAP
- a CDS encoding biotin--[acetyl-CoA-carboxylase] ligase; protein product: MDPRVSLSLRRGHGQSIPPADLAAALGLAPHRLAEAVHDLSEVGFVVEAHPMLGLRLVGAPAGLLAEELACELAVNRVGRHIECVEATASTNDLAWETVAQGRDASDGLAIFAEHQTAGRGRRGSRWLAPPHTAILCSVVLWMPRAGAAPALLTRAAAVAAAEAIEEQSDLTAGIKWPNDVVVEDRKVGGILVEARPAAEGTTAVVIGIGLNGSQGPEAFPPDMRPYVASLAMLGAEVDRTLLARSLLERLDRVCGGADWADENEDVRHEAARRCRTIGRRITLAEGGEVYEGEVVDLDPDYGLILRLADGSQRRFGTMTSHVVSGGRAGAG